The following are encoded together in the Prosthecobacter sp. SYSU 5D2 genome:
- a CDS encoding aldolase/citrate lyase family protein, producing the protein MSISPIHTGTWLSIGSPVIAELAAACGYDWVLLDLEHGCESEAALPNQLRTLRGSTTQAIVRVGAPHPDLIARVLDWGAHGIMVPHVNTAAEAEAIVQAASYSPRGHRGFSRTVPVYGYGLNPPTDATPRPLILAQIETVQGVENAAAIAAIEGIDTLFVGPADLDHDLKARQSSLPYEDCLRLVTDAARQHHKETGILIRQPSDLEKMRTLGFTWLAIDSDLSLLRQGFLNNLQSAKS; encoded by the coding sequence ATGTCCATCTCTCCCATCCACACCGGCACCTGGCTCTCCATCGGCTCCCCCGTCATCGCCGAGCTCGCCGCCGCCTGCGGCTACGACTGGGTGCTTCTGGACCTCGAGCACGGCTGCGAATCCGAGGCCGCCTTGCCTAACCAATTGCGTACTCTTCGCGGCTCCACCACCCAGGCCATCGTCCGCGTCGGTGCCCCGCACCCCGACCTCATCGCCCGCGTTCTCGACTGGGGCGCCCACGGCATCATGGTGCCCCATGTGAACACCGCCGCCGAGGCCGAGGCCATCGTCCAGGCCGCCAGCTACTCCCCGCGCGGCCATCGCGGCTTCTCCCGCACCGTCCCCGTTTACGGCTACGGCCTGAATCCCCCCACCGACGCCACGCCCCGTCCCCTCATCCTCGCCCAGATCGAGACCGTGCAAGGCGTCGAAAACGCCGCCGCCATCGCCGCCATCGAAGGCATTGACACCCTTTTTGTTGGGCCAGCCGACCTCGACCACGACCTCAAAGCCCGCCAGTCCTCCCTCCCCTATGAAGACTGCCTCCGTCTCGTCACCGACGCCGCCCGCCAGCACCACAAAGAAACCGGCATCCTCATCCGCCAACCCTCCGACCTCGAAAAAATGCGCACCCTCGGCTTCACCTGGCTGGCCATTGATTCCGACCTCTCCCTGCTTCGGCAGGGTTTCCTAAACAACCTCCAATCAGCCAAATCATAA
- a CDS encoding aminoglycoside phosphotransferase family protein has translation MSRRHIHYWKCDRPAAFHGTSALAATEDLSAQVHALLQSHHPGLTISLTKGGGQGNHRTFITRIGHDTRFIRIEDGPEQDDYIETESRVQEAVRSLGLPTPQVIGVDASRTEVPFAWQIMELISQPDLNHWHKLGQLDLPRIAQDIGSAVARWQGVPVTGFGPFQSGREVLTGYHDTYAAYFLLNLDRHLAFLTEKAFLFAAESQEICQAIADHESLLALDHGCLVHKDLALWNILGSEHEITAFIDWDDSISGDPMDDLSLLACFHDGPVIANAIEGYTRIKPLPTDHRRRFWMHLLRNMIVKSVIRVGAGYFDRSDGFFLINSGSNGSDLRTLTRSRLRTALHGLLQDHEIHTLQ, from the coding sequence ATGAGCCGCCGCCACATCCACTACTGGAAGTGCGACCGCCCCGCCGCCTTCCACGGCACCTCCGCACTCGCCGCCACGGAGGACCTCTCAGCCCAAGTCCACGCCCTGCTTCAATCACATCACCCCGGCCTAACAATCAGTTTGACCAAAGGCGGCGGCCAGGGCAACCATCGCACCTTCATCACCCGCATCGGCCATGACACCCGCTTCATCCGCATCGAGGACGGCCCCGAGCAGGATGATTACATCGAGACCGAATCCCGCGTGCAGGAAGCCGTGCGCTCCCTCGGCCTGCCCACCCCGCAGGTCATCGGCGTGGATGCCAGCCGCACCGAGGTCCCCTTCGCCTGGCAGATCATGGAGCTCATTTCGCAGCCAGATTTGAACCACTGGCACAAGCTCGGCCAGCTTGACCTCCCCCGCATCGCCCAGGACATCGGCAGCGCCGTCGCCCGCTGGCAGGGCGTGCCCGTCACCGGCTTCGGCCCCTTTCAAAGCGGTCGCGAAGTCCTCACCGGCTACCACGACACCTACGCCGCTTACTTCTTGCTGAACCTCGACCGTCACCTCGCTTTCCTCACCGAAAAGGCTTTCCTCTTCGCTGCCGAATCCCAGGAAATCTGCCAGGCCATCGCCGATCACGAATCCCTCCTCGCCCTTGACCACGGTTGCCTCGTTCACAAAGACCTCGCCCTCTGGAACATCCTCGGCAGCGAGCATGAAATCACCGCCTTCATTGACTGGGACGACTCCATCTCCGGCGATCCCATGGACGACCTTTCCCTCCTCGCCTGCTTCCACGACGGCCCCGTCATCGCCAATGCCATCGAAGGTTACACGCGTATCAAGCCCCTGCCCACCGACCACCGCCGCCGTTTCTGGATGCACCTCCTGCGCAACATGATCGTCAAGTCCGTCATCCGCGTCGGCGCCGGTTACTTCGACCGCAGCGACGGCTTCTTCCTCATCAACTCCGGCAGCAACGGCTCTGATTTGCGCACTCTCACCCGCTCCCGCCTCCGCACCGCCCTCCACGGCCTCCTCCAAGACCACGAAATCCATACTCTTCAATAA